A section of the Candidatus Stygibacter australis genome encodes:
- a CDS encoding flavodoxin family protein codes for MKILAVLGSPHKEGNTAAILSFYLAEAVKKYPEAEVENIYLQNLNIKGCQACFYCKKADTKTCIINDDMTDLYPKINDADVLIFATPIYWWNMTSQMKTFIDRLYALDFRAGALKGKKLVFLTTYGAPEYNSSGAYFVEQSLASMAKFTGMEFTQRYGVCSDDTPDNPLSSNEKVLADIKEIALTL; via the coding sequence ATGAAAATACTCGCAGTTCTGGGTAGTCCCCATAAAGAAGGGAATACTGCCGCAATTCTATCATTCTATCTTGCTGAAGCAGTTAAGAAATATCCCGAGGCAGAGGTGGAAAACATCTATCTGCAAAACTTGAATATCAAAGGCTGCCAGGCTTGCTTCTACTGTAAAAAAGCAGATACTAAAACTTGCATTATCAATGATGATATGACGGATCTTTATCCCAAAATAAATGACGCAGATGTACTCATTTTTGCCACCCCTATCTACTGGTGGAATATGACTTCTCAGATGAAAACCTTCATCGACCGGTTATATGCACTTGATTTTAGAGCTGGGGCTCTTAAGGGCAAGAAACTGGTTTTTCTCACAACGTATGGAGCTCCTGAATATAATTCATCGGGTGCTTATTTTGTTGAACAATCTCTGGCATCCATGGCAAAATTTACTGGCATGGAATTCACTCAGAGATATGGTGTTTGCTCAGATGACACGCCAGATAATCCCTTAAGCAGTAATGAAAAGGTGCTGGCTGATATTAAGGAGATAGCACTTACATTATAA